The Candidatus Delongbacteria bacterium genome contains a region encoding:
- a CDS encoding ketoacyl-ACP synthase III, whose translation MEKKTNCYIAGTGHYLPETKLTNADLEKMMETTDEWITQMVGIKERHIVGKSGEVTSDLAAKAGLRAIEDAGLTPEDIQLIIVGTVTHDMMFPSTAIFVQNKIGAKNAAAFDISAACTGFIYGLTMANGMIASSGYDNILVIGVEYLTSLINWEDRGTAVLFGDGAGAVVLKKSNEENNHRGLLGSYIKSDGSLAELLWSVGGGTYVTSDKCTEEDKRAIIRMQGNKVYKYAVRAMIESAEEAMKNAGVTEKDIDILIPHQANMRIIDAIAKRVNLPEEKVLKNLPYTGNTSAASIPIVLDQAIKRGEIKKGDNVLIAAFGAGFTWGGAVIKI comes from the coding sequence ATGGAAAAAAAGACAAATTGCTATATTGCTGGTACAGGGCATTATCTTCCTGAAACCAAGTTAACAAATGCAGATTTAGAAAAAATGATGGAAACAACCGATGAGTGGATTACACAAATGGTTGGCATAAAAGAAAGACATATTGTTGGTAAAAGTGGAGAAGTCACTTCAGACCTTGCAGCAAAAGCAGGTTTAAGAGCTATAGAAGATGCTGGACTTACTCCCGAAGATATACAATTAATAATAGTTGGAACTGTTACTCATGACATGATGTTTCCATCTACAGCAATTTTTGTTCAAAATAAGATTGGTGCAAAGAATGCAGCTGCATTCGATATCAGTGCTGCATGTACAGGTTTCATCTATGGATTAACAATGGCTAATGGTATGATTGCATCTTCCGGCTACGATAATATCCTTGTTATAGGTGTTGAATATCTTACTTCACTAATCAACTGGGAAGACAGAGGAACTGCAGTTCTTTTCGGTGATGGAGCTGGAGCTGTTGTTCTAAAGAAATCAAATGAAGAAAATAATCATAGAGGTCTTCTTGGATCTTACATAAAAAGTGATGGTAGTTTAGCTGAATTACTTTGGAGTGTTGGTGGTGGAACCTATGTAACTTCAGATAAATGTACTGAAGAAGATAAAAGAGCCATCATAAGAATGCAAGGTAATAAGGTTTATAAATATGCAGTTAGAGCAATGATAGAGTCAGCTGAAGAAGCAATGAAAAATGCTGGCGTAACTGAAAAAGATATTGATATTTTAATCCCTCACCAGGCGAATATGAGAATTATTGATGCTATTGCTAAAAGAGTAAATCTTCCAGAAGAGAAAGTATTAAAAAATCTTCCTTACACTGGTAATACTTCAGCCGCATCTATTCCTATCGTACTTGATCAGGCAATCAAAAGAGGTGAAATCAAAAAAGGTGATAATGTTCTTATCGCAGCTTTTGGTGCTGGTTTTACCTGGGGTGGAGCAGTAATTAAGATTTAA
- the fabG gene encoding 3-oxoacyl-[acyl-carrier-protein] reductase — protein sequence MVKDKVVIVTGSARGIGKAIAQELLESGAKVVISDVMEEVMNETVKEFTDKGMDAIGIKCDVSNPTSAEELVNKTIEHFGRIDILVNNAGVTRDNLIMRMSESDWDLVININLKGVFNTTKAVTRPMMKQRYGRIINISSVVGEIGNAGQLNYSASKAGVIGMTKTTAKELATRGITANAVAPGFIVTEMTHKLTDQAREMLSQQIPSKQLGQPSDIAKAVKFLASDDASYITGQVLNVDGGMVM from the coding sequence ATGGTTAAAGATAAAGTTGTTATAGTTACAGGTTCTGCAAGAGGAATTGGTAAAGCAATCGCTCAGGAGCTTTTGGAAAGCGGTGCAAAAGTTGTGATTTCTGACGTTATGGAAGAAGTCATGAATGAAACCGTTAAAGAGTTCACCGATAAAGGCATGGATGCTATTGGAATTAAATGTGATGTTTCAAATCCAACTTCGGCTGAAGAACTTGTTAATAAAACTATCGAACATTTTGGAAGAATAGATATTCTTGTTAATAATGCTGGTGTTACAAGAGATAATTTAATTATGAGAATGTCTGAAAGTGACTGGGATCTTGTTATTAATATCAATTTAAAAGGCGTTTTTAATACAACCAAGGCGGTTACCAGACCTATGATGAAACAAAGATATGGAAGAATTATCAATATATCTTCAGTTGTCGGTGAAATTGGCAATGCTGGTCAATTGAATTATTCGGCTTCAAAAGCTGGTGTAATCGGTATGACTAAAACTACAGCAAAAGAACTTGCAACCCGTGGAATTACTGCAAATGCTGTTGCTCCTGGTTTTATTGTTACTGAAATGACTCATAAGCTTACAGATCAGGCTAGAGAAATGCTTTCACAACAAATTCCTTCAAAACAACTAGGTCAACCTTCAGATATAGCTAAAGCCGTTAAATTTTTGGCTTCTGATGATGCCTCATACATCACTGGTCAGGTCCTGAATGTTGATGGTGGAATGGTGATGTAG
- the fabD gene encoding ACP S-malonyltransferase — translation MSKTAFIFPGQASQFVGMGKDFYDKYEIARKYYDKANEILGFDLKNVSFEGPADDLKQTKITQPAIFVLSVIVNELLQQKGFKPDFTAGHSLGEYAALVACGSLSFEDGLRIVGLRGAEMQKAGEENIGTMAAIVGLTSDKVIECCTFASSAGIVQAANFNSPVQTVISGSVSGVSEAMKVCKENGAKIVKELVVSGAFHSPLMQSAVDPVQNALREVEIIKPFCSFVPNVTADIESNPESIKTLLVKQITAPVKWSESVEMMIREGVSRFIEVGPGKVLQGLVKSIDKTVTNCGVGSVEEFENFN, via the coding sequence ATGTCTAAGACAGCTTTTATTTTCCCTGGTCAAGCTTCTCAGTTTGTTGGAATGGGAAAAGATTTTTACGATAAATACGAAATTGCCAGAAAATATTATGATAAAGCTAATGAGATTTTAGGATTTGATCTAAAAAATGTTAGTTTTGAAGGACCCGCAGACGATCTTAAACAAACAAAAATTACTCAACCAGCTATTTTCGTTCTCTCTGTAATAGTTAACGAATTATTACAACAAAAAGGCTTTAAACCTGATTTTACAGCAGGACATAGTCTTGGCGAATATGCAGCTCTTGTTGCTTGCGGTTCTCTTAGTTTTGAAGATGGACTTCGCATTGTTGGTTTAAGAGGTGCTGAAATGCAAAAAGCTGGAGAAGAGAATATTGGAACAATGGCAGCTATTGTTGGACTTACTTCAGACAAGGTGATCGAGTGTTGTACTTTTGCTTCTTCTGCTGGAATTGTTCAAGCTGCAAATTTTAATTCTCCTGTACAAACTGTGATTTCTGGTTCAGTTTCAGGTGTTTCGGAAGCTATGAAAGTTTGTAAAGAAAACGGTGCAAAAATTGTAAAGGAACTAGTAGTAAGTGGAGCATTTCACTCTCCTTTAATGCAGTCAGCAGTTGACCCTGTACAAAATGCTCTGAGAGAAGTTGAGATCATTAAACCTTTTTGTTCTTTTGTTCCAAATGTAACTGCAGATATTGAATCAAATCCTGAGAGCATAAAAACACTTTTAGTAAAGCAAATTACAGCTCCAGTTAAATGGAGTGAATCGGTTGAGATGATGATCAGAGAAGGTGTATCTAGATTTATTGAAGTTGGACCTGGAAAAGTATTGCAAGGTCTTGTTAAATCAATCGATAAAACTGTCACCAATTGTGGTGTAGGTTCTGTGGAAGAGTTTGAGAATTTCAACTAG